CTGGAACGCAGATGAGCCATGGGGTCTCCACATCATCCGGATACGTGAACTGCCCGAACACAACTAGTGATCGGGCAGGTACATGACGGGGCGTGCAGAGTGAAGCTATCCCCAGAACTCCCAGGCCAGCAACGGATTCCGGAAGAAAGCAGTGCGTAGTGCCGCGCCGGACGTGCCGCCGAGACGTTGAACAGGTAACGGAAGCAACATCGACCCCTGTCGGATCACGTCCCGTGGCCTTAGCATCGCCATCCGTGGCTTGAGTGATCCGCGTCACTGCCGGATCGAAGAGAGTCAATGGATCAGCTGTCCGTCCCCACCGCACCCGCACCACGAGGAGAAGACTCCGTGGCCCCCGAAGCATCCCCACCGTCCAAGGACGGAGAAGCCCCCGCTCGCCATGCACCGTCCACGGAAGAATTCCTCCAGGAGCAAGCGAGTCCCGAGTTCGGTGAACTCCGCAAGGCGCACCGCTCGTTCGCCTTCCCGCTGACCGTCGCCTTCATCGTCTGGTACCTCGCGTACGTGCTGCTCTCGAACTACGCGGGCGACTTCATGGGCACCCAGCTGTTCGGCAACATCAACGTCGCCCTGGTCCTCGGCCTCGCGCAGTTCCTGACCACGTTCCTCATCGCCTGGTGGTACTCCCGCCACGCGGCCACCAAGCTCGACCCCAAGGCCGAGGCGATCAAGTCCCGTATGGAGGGCGGCGCATGAGCCCCGCGCTGAACACCACAGTCCTGGCCGCGGGTGAGGCGAGCGAGCACCGGCCGCTGATCATCTCCCTGTTCGCCGTCTTCGTCGTGGCCACCCTGGTCATCACCGTCTGGGCCGGCCGCCAGACCAAGAGCGCCGCCGACTTCTACGCGGGCGGCCGCCAGTTCACCGCCTTCCAGAACGGCCTCGCGGTCTCCGGCGACTACATGTCGGCCGCGTCGTTCCTCGGCATCGCGGGCGCCATCGCGCTCTTCGGATACGACGGCTTCCTCTACTCCATCGGCTTCCTGGTCGCCTGGCTCGTGGCGCTCCTCCTGGTCGCCGAACCGCTGCGCAACTCCGGCCGCTACACGATGGGCGACGTCCTCGCCTACCGGATGCGCCAGCGCCCCGTGCGCACCGCCGCGGGCACCTCCACGATCATCGTGTCGATCTTCTACCTGCTCGCCCAGATGGCGGGCGCGGGCGTCCTCGTCTCGCTCCTGCTCGGCATCACGTCCGACGCGGGCAAGGTCGGCATCGTCGCCCTCGTCGGCGTCCTGATGATCGTGTACGTCACCATCGGCGGCATGAAGGGCACCACCTGGGTCCAGATGGTGAAGGCCGTCCTGCTCATCGCGGGCACGCTGCTCCTCACCTTCCTGGTCCTGTTGAAGTTCGACTTCAACGTCTCGGACCTGCTCGGCACGGCCGCCTCCAACAGCGGCCAGGGCACGAAGTTCCTTGAGCCGGGGCTGAAGTACGGCGCCACATCGACCTCGAAGCTGGACTTCATCTCGCTCGGCATCGCCCTGGTGCTCGGCACCGCGGGCCTGCCGCACATCCTGATCCGCTTCTACACGGTGCCGACCGCCAAGGCCGCGCGTAAGTCCGTGAACTGGGCGATCGGCATCATCGGCGCCTTCTATCTGATGACGATCGCACTCGGCTTCGGCGCCGCGGCGCTCATCAAGCCGGCCGAGATCATCGCGTCCAACCCCGCGGGCAACACGGCGGCGCCACTCCTCGCGCTGCATCTGGGCGGCGTCGACTCCTCGTGGGGCGCGATCCTGCTCGCCACGATCTCGGCGGTCGCCTTCGCCACGATCCTCGCGGTCGTCGCCGGTCTGACGCTGGCCTCGTCCTCGTCGTTCGCGCACGACATCTACGCCAACGTCATCAAGAAGGGCAAGGCCACCGAGAAGCAGGAGATGAAGGCGGCCCGCTGGGCGACGGTCTTCATCGGCATCGTCTCCATCGCGCTCGGCGCGCTCGCCCGCGACCTGAACGTGGCCGGTCTGGTCGCGCTCGCCTTCGCCGTCGCGGCGTCCGCCAACCTGCCGACGATCCTCTACAGCCTCTTCTGGAAGCGCTTCACCACCCAGGGCGCGCTGTGGTCGATCTACGGCGGACTCTTCACCGCCGTCTTCCTGGTGCTGTTCTCGCCGGTCGTCTCGGGCAACCCGAAGACGTCGATGTTCAAGGGCGTCGACTTCCACTGGTTCCCGCTGGAGAACCCGGGCCTCATCTCGATCCCGGTCGGCTTCCTGCTCGGCTGGCTCGGCACGATGCTGTCCAAGGAGGAGCCGGACAAGGGCAAGTACGCGGAACTCGAGGTGCGCTCCCTCACCGGTACCGGAGCCCACTGACCCTCTCTGAACGCGCAGGTCAGCGGCCGCGTCGTAGATCGTTGGTAGATCTCTACGACGCGGCCGCACCGCTCCTCGTGGGATCGGGCCCCCGCCGTTGTCGGTCCCGTCACGTAGGCTCGTGGTATCTGAACCGAACCGGCTGAACCAGGATCAGGGAGGGGGCCCACGTGCTCATCGACACCTACGGCCGAGTGGCCACCGATCTGCGGGTTTCGCTGACCGACAAATGCAATCTGCGGTGCACG
This Streptomyces sp. NBC_01283 DNA region includes the following protein-coding sequences:
- a CDS encoding DUF485 domain-containing protein, with the translated sequence MAPEASPPSKDGEAPARHAPSTEEFLQEQASPEFGELRKAHRSFAFPLTVAFIVWYLAYVLLSNYAGDFMGTQLFGNINVALVLGLAQFLTTFLIAWWYSRHAATKLDPKAEAIKSRMEGGA
- a CDS encoding cation acetate symporter; the protein is MSPALNTTVLAAGEASEHRPLIISLFAVFVVATLVITVWAGRQTKSAADFYAGGRQFTAFQNGLAVSGDYMSAASFLGIAGAIALFGYDGFLYSIGFLVAWLVALLLVAEPLRNSGRYTMGDVLAYRMRQRPVRTAAGTSTIIVSIFYLLAQMAGAGVLVSLLLGITSDAGKVGIVALVGVLMIVYVTIGGMKGTTWVQMVKAVLLIAGTLLLTFLVLLKFDFNVSDLLGTAASNSGQGTKFLEPGLKYGATSTSKLDFISLGIALVLGTAGLPHILIRFYTVPTAKAARKSVNWAIGIIGAFYLMTIALGFGAAALIKPAEIIASNPAGNTAAPLLALHLGGVDSSWGAILLATISAVAFATILAVVAGLTLASSSSFAHDIYANVIKKGKATEKQEMKAARWATVFIGIVSIALGALARDLNVAGLVALAFAVAASANLPTILYSLFWKRFTTQGALWSIYGGLFTAVFLVLFSPVVSGNPKTSMFKGVDFHWFPLENPGLISIPVGFLLGWLGTMLSKEEPDKGKYAELEVRSLTGTGAH